The Corynebacterium felinum DNA segment GCAGAAGTGATCAGGGCAAGAACACAGGTGCCAAAGCTAACAAGGCCCACAAGACCCGCACCAATATTCGCCCCCACCGTGTGCTCCACTGCCCACGGAGTCTGGGCGGCAAGCGCAGCGACCGCACACACAGCAGTAATAATCCACAAAGCTACAGCTGCAATGCCACAACCCCCTTCCGGAAGAAAGCTACGCACTCGCCCCTAATGCTGGAAGAAGTACATCTTCAAGCAAGGGCGCAAGATCATCAGGCAATGGATCATTCGGATCAAGAATACGCGACTGCGCAATCTCATTATTCAAACGAAACTCAGGAATCCCACGGTGCCAAAACACATAGGCCTTGACACCCCACCCCGACTCGTTGGCAGCATCGGCAAGAAACTCGCCCATAAACTCCACCTGTTCAGGGTCAAGATCCACACCAATTTCTTCCTGAGTCTCACGCAGCGCTGCCTGCTTGGGTGATTCACCCGGCTCAAGCTTGCCGCCAGGCAGCATGAAACGCTGCGTGCCCTGCTTGCGCACAGTGAGGATACGCCCCGCGGCGTCGATAAGCAGCACAGCACTCACCACAACAACGTGGTCATAGGAAGACTGCTGCATCACATAGGCGCAATCGTATGCTTCTTTGGAAGATCAGTCTCAATCTTCGTCTCAAGCTGACGCAGCGCGCGACGCAACGCAATCCGCGACTGATTCGGCTCAATCATCTGATCAATAAAGCCACGCTCAGCCGCAACATACGGACTCGTCATATTCTCATCATAGAAATCCATGAAAATCTTCTTCATGTACGCACGCTGCGCCGGGTCCTCAATAGCATTCAACTGCTTACCCTGAATCATCACCACAGCAGCCGCCGCACCCATCACAGCAATCTGCGCAGTTGGCCACGCCAAGTTAATATCACCCGACAAATTCTTCGAACCCATCACCGCATATGCGCCACCATAGGCCTTACGCACAATCAACGACACCTTCGGCACAGTAGCCTCAACCAGCGCAAACGCCAGCTTCGCGCCGCGGTGGATCAAACCCACCTCTTCCTGCTGCACACCAGGCAAATAACCAGGGGTATCCACCACGAACACCAGCGGAATATTATAGGCATCGCAAATACGGATAAAACGCGCAGCCTTATCCGCAGCATCAGCATCAATACAACCAGCAAACTCCAGTGGCTGATTCGCAATCACACCCACCGACTTGCCATCCACGCGAGCGAAAGCAGTAATAATATTCGGGGCGTAGCCAGGCTGCACTTCCTGAATATCATCATCATCGAAAAGCTCAGTGAGCAGATCATGCATATCGTAGGCAGCATTCGTATCATCCGGCATAAAACTATCCAGATGCGTAGCGTTTTCCACGTCCTCATCAGAAGGAGCCTCAAACACAGGGCCTGCATCCATGCAGGTCAACGGCAGGCGATCGAGGAGATCATGCACATAATTAAACGCATCCTCCTCATCCGTAGCCACATACGAAACGTTGCCGTTCTTCTCCTGCTGGCGGGCACCACCAAGCTCCGCGGAAGTAATCACCTCACCGGTAACTTCCTTAATCACCGCAGGGCCGGTGACATACATTTCTGCTTCACCCTCCACCGCGATCACAAAGTCAGTGGTCACAGGGGCATACACTGCGCCACCGGCGGACTTACCCATCATGATCGAAATCTGGGGGCTGCGACCCGACAATGGGAGTTGGCGGCGTGCAATCTCCGAGTACATTGCCAGCGAAGTCACGGCGTCTTGGATGCGGGCACCACCGGAATCCTGAATACCGATCACAGGGCAACCGATCTTAATGGCCATATCCATGACCTCACAGACCTTACGGCCGAAGGTCACGCCCACACTACCGCCATACACAGTCTTATCGTGGGCATAAACCACCACAGGGCGGCCATCGATGCGGCCATAGCCTGTGACCACACCGTCGGAATAAGGGGCGTCCTTCTCATCAGGGGTGCGACCTAACGCACCGATCTCCACGAAAGAGCCTGGATCAAGCA contains these protein-coding regions:
- a CDS encoding NUDIX hydrolase, which produces MQQSSYDHVVVVSAVLLIDAAGRILTVRKQGTQRFMLPGGKLEPGESPKQAALRETQEEIGVDLDPEQVEFMGEFLADAANESGWGVKAYVFWHRGIPEFRLNNEIAQSRILDPNDPLPDDLAPLLEDVLLPALGASA
- a CDS encoding acyl-CoA carboxylase subunit beta → MSLDTTAAKLADLRERLEKAQDPGSERARAKRDEAGRTTPRQRIHRLLDPGSFVEIGALGRTPDEKDAPYSDGVVTGYGRIDGRPVVVYAHDKTVYGGSVGVTFGRKVCEVMDMAIKIGCPVIGIQDSGGARIQDAVTSLAMYSEIARRQLPLSGRSPQISIMMGKSAGGAVYAPVTTDFVIAVEGEAEMYVTGPAVIKEVTGEVITSAELGGARQQEKNGNVSYVATDEEDAFNYVHDLLDRLPLTCMDAGPVFEAPSDEDVENATHLDSFMPDDTNAAYDMHDLLTELFDDDDIQEVQPGYAPNIITAFARVDGKSVGVIANQPLEFAGCIDADAADKAARFIRICDAYNIPLVFVVDTPGYLPGVQQEEVGLIHRGAKLAFALVEATVPKVSLIVRKAYGGAYAVMGSKNLSGDINLAWPTAQIAVMGAAAAVVMIQGKQLNAIEDPAQRAYMKKIFMDFYDENMTSPYVAAERGFIDQMIEPNQSRIALRRALRQLETKIETDLPKKHTIAPM